One Aegilops tauschii subsp. strangulata cultivar AL8/78 chromosome 2, Aet v6.0, whole genome shotgun sequence genomic window, ATACTTTTGCTTCTGGCATAAGATGAAACAACGACTAGGAGTATGATAACAAGAACAACTCAAAATGTCTTGAATGTTTCAAAGATAATCAAAACGTCTTTAATGttacaaaaataacaaaaatgtCTTGAACATTTTAAAACGTCTGCTTCTGTCATAAGAAGTTCAGGCAATCAACTAAAAGCACATTCATAAAATGCATGAAATTATTGCAATGAATTGAGAAATCTGCAGATGTCACATGTCACAATATCTGGCGATCCTCGCCACACTGCACGCCAGGTCGAGACAGAGAACATCCGGATGTTGCGCGAGTGGATGAAGAAGCACACATCCCTCTCACTGGAAACCTGTACGCCCTGCTGCAGCCGGTCACCATCTACCCCAGCATCACCGTTTGCGCCACTGCGTCTGCGTTGCGAATCCAGCGGCCTTCATCCGCTCCGCCCACTTCACCATCCGCTCGTGGCGCTCCCGGCACTGCGCGCCATCACAAGCAACGATATCCCTGATCTCTTGCAGCAGTAGGCACCATTCCACGTCCGACTGCTCCATTGTCAACCAGCGTGCATGTATGCTCTCCTCCAGGGCATCAAACAGGTCCCGTAGTACTTGAGTGTGTTATCGAGCCGACCCATGAACTCGCCATAGTGGTCGGCATCCTGCTCCGTCACCACCATGAGCTTCGGCGATAGCTCCGCTAGGTCGCGGAGGAGCGTGTCGGCCCTCATCATGGTAGCATGGGCCTGCGCTTTTCCTTTCCTATCGTGAGGACGAGTAGCCACTTCTACAAACTCGTCGGCGAGCAGATGGTGGAGCTGTAGGGTGGAGAGGATGACCAGTTCTTCGCAGCTCCTGACACCGAGGGGCTCGATGTTGAGCAGCTGATTGACGTGGAGTTTCACCGGATGGAACTGGAAGCCGATGTGCAGGCTCTCGGCTACCCGTGCAAGGAGCGCACGGGTGATGGACAGGAACTCGTCTTCCTTGTTGACAATGGTCAGATGGAGCATTTGGTCATGTGTGCCCGCTCCCGGACACTTGGcaaagaggaggaggagcagaAGCCACTGGGTGGCTTCAGCGCCACTGAGATGGACGACATGGAGCATGGCATTCCTCTCCGTCTGAGCTGCGTCGATGATGGCGTAGTTCGCCGTGGTCCTGGCTAGGTGGAGGAACGACCACATCTCGGCAAAGTGGCGGCGCCCCGCGGCGGCCGCTGGTGCAGGGGTAATCTTGTGCAGCTGGAGGGCGCGGCACACGCCCTGCCATAGCTGGACCACGCGCAGCGCTAGAGCTTCGGCGAACGAAGACGCGAGGTGGTGCAGGGGCCCGCCGACGTCGTGTGATGCGAGACTACTGCATATCCTCTCCAGCCCCTTGTTTATCAGCTCCTTGTCCCCTTTGGCGAATGCGGTGGCGCGGGAATATAGAAGTGTGATCAGGTCTATCGCGCGCTGCTCGTACTGATTCTGTGGTGCAGGTGCCATCAGCGATGCTATAGTAGGTGCCGCTGCCGACCTCTCCTCCAGCACGAGTAATGTCGTAGTACCATTCATGCTGTAGTGTACGAATGTCCCGTTGAGTCCGTTTGCGATATCCACCGACCATGCTGTCCTTAGAAGTGTGGTCACTGATACACTAGTGTGCCCGTTTGTCGTTTAACGGATGCTAGGAATAAATTCTTGATTTGACAATATTTTTTTACTTAAGGTTAGGCAATGGGGGATAAGGTGATTTAGGATAATCATATATTTCTTTGGTTTGAAAATAGTAGTCATCAGCCCATGGGTCGGGCGGGTTAGCAATAAAAGAGGACCATATACATCTAAAAAGTGTAAATGACATGTTCAAGAAAAGTGTAAATAACATTAGTTTTACTAATGTTTCTTAATAAGAATAGAGAAAGTAACACTTTCTGCATATTATTATACAAAGATATGATTGTCTCTACTACTTATCCATTGGAAGGGTCTAAAGAGGTCTGAGAGGAGTTTAGCTTTCATTTGTTTGTCCGAAACAGTTGGGATAAAGGATATTATATCCATTTACTTGCACTTTGTTCCTCCGAACCAAAGGGATAGATACTGCCACAAAAAGGAATTTTATATTGTTCTATCATACTAAGTTGgaagacagtcgggaagtcgttgTGTTAAGGCCCTATAGGAAGAGGTTATGATTTCTTCTCGCATGTGTACGTTTGTCCttgcgagaaggcagagagagaggagagagaggggagagagataTAGGGAGAgggggtgagagagagagagagagagaggggagagagaggtcaAACGTTGTGTGGTAATTGATTTTCTATCATACTAGTACCTCGTACTTTCAACTTCTGCTTGTGGCATATGATGAAACAACAACTAGGAGTACGATAATAAGAACAGCTCAAAATGTCTTGAATGTTTCAAAGATAAACAAAACGTCTTGAATGttacaaaaataa contains:
- the LOC109773948 gene encoding scarecrow-like protein 3, with protein sequence MNGTTTLLVLEERSAAAPTIASLMAPAPQNQYEQRAIDLITLLYSRATAFAKGDKELINKGLERICSSLASHDVGGPLHHLASSFAEALALRVVQLWQGVCRALQLHKITPAPAAAAGRRHFAEMWSFLHLARTTANYAIIDAAQTERNAMLHVVHLSGAEATQWLLLLLLFAKCPGAGTHDQMLHLTIVNKEDEFLSITRALLARVAESLHIGFQFHPVKLHVNQLLNIEPLGVRSCEELVILSTLQLHHLLADEFVEVATRPHDRKGKAQAHATMMRADTLLRDLAELSPKLMVVTEQDADHYGEFMGRLDNTLKYYGTCLMPWRRAYMHAG